A region of Haliotis asinina isolate JCU_RB_2024 chromosome 7, JCU_Hal_asi_v2, whole genome shotgun sequence DNA encodes the following proteins:
- the LOC137291869 gene encoding ribonuclease H1-like, producing the protein MSSWARSFVVGIKFATESYHFFRNSMFYAVRVGRNPGIYKSWLECKAQVSEFPSARYKKFATEDLALEFINSGESAFSNRFYSMPSMADSKATAALNSVRKTAKKLQGQLEQMTSTYSTLCEQIDTLEEAVSGSSLKRSSSDGPSDKGSKKLKTEDSSDASGWSGTPFTDPSAPSVYTDGACFNNGKKGAVAGIGVFWGPGHKNNCSERLGGRPTNNRAEIHAAAKAVRQAKSMGLKNLVINTDSEFLINCITKWLKGWKKKGWKTAAGTEVANKEDIQELDEVLQGINVKWMHVRGHQGNPGNEAADKLANEGARKPSVD; encoded by the exons ATGTCCTCGTGGGCTCGATCATTCGTAGTGGGCATAAAATTCGCAACAGAAAGTTACCATTTCTTTAGGAATAGTATGTTTTATGCTGTCAGAGTTGGAAGAAATCCAGGAATATATAAATCATG GTTGGAGTGTAAGGCACAAGTATCTGAATTTCCCAGTGCAAGGTACAAGAAATTTGCAACTGAAGATCTAGCCCTAGAGTTTATTAATTCGG GTGAAAGTGCCTTTTCAAATCGCTTTTATTCTATGCCAAGTATGGCAGACTCTAAAGCTACAGCTGCCTTGAACTCAGTACGTAAAACAGCCAAAAAACTACAGGGTCAGTTGGAACAGATGACATCAACCTATTCCACTCTTTGTGAGCAGATTGATACTTTAGAAGAAGCAGTTTCAGGGTCCAGCCTAAAGAGATCCAGCTCCGATGGACCATCGGACAAAGGAAGCAAGAAACTTAAAACTGAAGACTCCTCTGATGCTTCAGGCTGGTCGG GCACTCCATTCACTGACCCCAGTGCTCCCTCAGTCTACACTGACGGGGCATGTTTCAACAATGGCAAGAAGGGAGCAGTGGCTGGGATAGGGGTCTTCTGGGGCCCTGGACACAAGAA TAATTGTTCAGAAAGGCTGGGTGGCAGACCTACAAATAACAGAGCTGAGATACAT GCAGCAGCCAAGGCTGTGCGGCAGGCCAAGTCAATGGGTCTCAAGAACTTGGTGATCAATACTGACAGTGAATTTCTTATCAACT GCATCACCAAGTGGTTGAAGGGGTGGAAGAAGAAGGGATGGAAGACTGCCGCTGGAACGGAGGTAGCTAACAAGGAGGATATCCAGGAACTGGACGAGGTCCTTCAAGGCATCAATGTCAAATGG ATGCATGTTCGTGGGCACCAAGGTAACCCTGGAAATGAGGCTGCAGACAAACTTGCTAATGAGGGAGCCAGGAAACCATCTGTTGACTAG